In Lonchura striata isolate bLonStr1 chromosome 14 unlocalized genomic scaffold, bLonStr1.mat SUPER_14_unloc_2, whole genome shotgun sequence, the following are encoded in one genomic region:
- the LOC110480947 gene encoding olfactory receptor 14A16-like → MTIAGAYVQPQQNSSSISHFLLLALADTRQLQLLHFCLFLGISLAALLGNGLIISAVACGHHLHTPMFFFLLNLALSDLGSICTTVPKAMHNSLWDTRNISYTGCAAQLFFLLFFLGTELSLLTIMCYDRCVSICKPLHYGTLLGSRACAHMAAAAWASGFLNALMHTASTFSLPLCHGNALGQFFCEIPQILKLSCFKSYLRELGLIAVTMSFGFGCFVFIVFSYVQIFRAVLRIPSEQGRHKAFSTCLPHLAVVSLFVSTVMFAHLKPPSMSSPSLDLTVSVLYSVVPPALNPLIYSLRNQELKVAVWTLMTGCFQKH, encoded by the coding sequence gggcctatgtgcagccacagcaaaacagcagctctatcagccacttcctcctgctggcactggcagacacgcggcagctgcagctcctgcacttctgcctcttcctgggcatctccctggctgccctcctgggcaacggcctcatcatcagcgccgtagcctgcggccaccacctgcacacgcccatgttcttcttcctgctcaacctggccctcagcgacctgggctccatctgcaccactgtccccaaagccatgcacaattccctctgggacaccaggaacatctcctacacaggatgtgctgctcagctctttttccttctgttcttccttGGAACAGAGCtttccctcctgaccatcatgtgctatgaccgctgcgtgtccatctgcaaacccctgcactacgggaccctcctgggcagcagagcttgtgcccacatggcagcagctgcctgggccagtggctttctcaatgctctcatgcacacGGCCagtacattttccctgcccctgtgccatggcaatgccctgggccagttcttctgtgaaatcccacagatcctcaagctctcctgcttcAAATCCTATCTCAGAGAACTTGGGCTCATTGCTGTTACTATGTCTTTTGGATTTGGTTGTTTTgtattcattgttttctcctatgtgcagatcttcagggctgtgctgaggatcccttctgagcagggacggcacaaagccttttccacctgcctccctcacctggctgtggtctctctctttgtcagcactgtcatgtttgctcacctgaagcccccctccatgtcctccccatccctagATCTGAcagtgtcagttctgtactcggtggtgcctccagccctgaaccccctcatctacagcctgaggaaccaggagctcaaggttgcagtgtggacactgatgactggatgttttcagaaacattaa